The Podarcis raffonei isolate rPodRaf1 chromosome 2, rPodRaf1.pri, whole genome shotgun sequence genome window below encodes:
- the PPP1R11 gene encoding E3 ubiquitin-protein ligase PPP1R11 produces MAESTTAVGASSTVTETEVTEPENRSLTIKLRKRKPAKKVEWSSDTVDNEHLGRRSSKCCCIYEKPRAFGESSTESEDEDDEGCGNAHCIRGHKKGQHGKGRGKAGDPSPSESSPQKSEPPDQNHAGAMQH; encoded by the exons ATGGCGGAGTCCACGACCGCCGTGGGAGCCTCTTCGACGGTCACCGAGACGGAGGTGACGGAGCCG GAGAATCGCAGCCTCACCATCAAACTGAGGAAACGGAAACCAGCCAAGAAAGTGGAATGGTCAAGTGACACGGTGGACAATGAGCACTTGGGACGCAGATCTTCCAAAT GCTGCTGCATCTACGAGAAGCCGCGGGCGTTTGGCGAGAGCTCCACAGAGAGTGAAGACGAGGACGACGAAGGTTGCGGCAACGCCCACTGCATCCGGGgccacaagaaaggccagcacgGGAAGGGGCGGGGCAAAGCGGGAGACCCCAGCCCGTCGGAGAGCAGCCCCCAGAAGTCGGAGCCACCTGACCAGAACCATGCTGGGGCGATGCAGCACTGA